One genomic region from Lates calcarifer isolate ASB-BC8 linkage group LG10, TLL_Latcal_v3, whole genome shotgun sequence encodes:
- the il17c gene encoding interleukin-17C yields MDMKQVLIFGLFLVPVWTCNMTRMHRCYDEHELSEAAERKLRTHYLQPPESSPAAAEDSPVSCPVALYGQQQPQALSDRSLSPWRYILRTKPDHFPSTYTEAQCLCAGCILIQDKKPPVESHDYNSVPIEQSRVFLKRELCCDGKKYHLKPVTVKVTVGCACAVPPQVRTSS; encoded by the exons atggaCATGAAGCAG GTTCTCATCTTCGGACTTTTCCTCGTGCCTGTGTGGACGTGCAACATGACCAGGATGCACCGGTGTTATGATGAGCACGAGCTGAGTGAGGCAGCGGAGAGGAAGCTGAGGACCCACTACCTGCAGCCCCCGGAGTCCTCACCTGCTGCGGCGGAGGACTCACCTGTGTCCTGCCCCGTGGCGCTTTACggacagcagcagcctcaggcCCTGAGCGACAGATCCCTGTCCCCCTGGAGATACAT ACTTAGGACCAAGCCAGATCACTTTCCCTCCACCTACACGGAGGCTCAGTGCCTGTGTGCAGGGTGCATCCTGATCCAGGACAAGAAGCCCCCAGTGGAGAGCCATGACTACAACTCAGTGCCCATAGAGCAGAGCAGGGTGTTTCTCAAAAGGGAGCTCTGCTGCGATGGGAAGAAGTACCACCTGAAGCCAGTCACTGTGAAGGTGACTGTGGGCTGTGCCTGTGCTGTGCCTCCGCAGGTCAGGACCTCGTCCTAG